The following are encoded together in the Emcibacteraceae bacterium genome:
- the mnmD gene encoding tRNA (5-methylaminomethyl-2-thiouridine)(34)-methyltransferase MnmD, with amino-acid sequence MIDWKGNNVPYSADFNDIYFSVEDGLAESKAVFLDGINAPEVWIGKKEFTICELGFGTGLNFFNCLKLWLDHSSEDQILNYMATELYPLTRAEILKAVHWPELSKYKEAFLVNYPSAEMALFEGRVKFRLLEGDSAAELSKINETVDAWFMDGFAPSKNPDMWSDKVFKEMARLSSQSSKVTTFTAAGFVRRGLNDVGFIMSKRPGYGRKREMLCGEYHGT; translated from the coding sequence GTGATAGACTGGAAAGGAAATAATGTCCCATACTCAGCTGACTTTAATGACATTTACTTTTCAGTTGAAGATGGTCTGGCTGAAAGCAAAGCCGTTTTTCTGGACGGGATCAATGCACCGGAGGTCTGGATTGGAAAGAAGGAATTTACCATATGTGAACTGGGGTTTGGTACCGGGCTTAATTTTTTTAACTGTCTGAAACTCTGGCTCGACCATAGTAGCGAGGACCAAATTCTCAATTATATGGCAACAGAGCTATACCCGCTGACACGGGCAGAAATTCTAAAGGCAGTTCATTGGCCCGAGCTTTCAAAATATAAAGAGGCGTTTTTGGTAAATTATCCATCAGCAGAAATGGCATTATTTGAAGGCCGGGTAAAATTCAGATTGCTGGAAGGTGACAGTGCAGCGGAACTTTCCAAAATAAATGAAACTGTAGATGCATGGTTTATGGACGGATTTGCACCCAGCAAAAACCCTGATATGTGGAGCGATAAAGTTTTTAAAGAAATGGCCCGGCTTTCAAGTCAGAGTTCTAAAGTGACTACTTTCACTGCTGCCGGCTTCGTTCGACGTGGTCTAAATGATGTTGGTTTTATTATGTCAAAACGTCCTGGATATGGCCGGAAACGGGAAATGCTGTGCGGTGAATATCATGGGACTTGA
- a CDS encoding phosphatase PAP2 family protein: MMKENNMFRKIDLKVNSLIVMVVLLYAFGVYLIFRQFGLLDYYRLSIYSSMLYLSLINILLIKAVVYFVKYTRRPFVEKGLKVIANDFINRAFDKSFLINVAVPMLVLPPFFSLFSATKSNIYRIHDFTWDRTFMTIDRMVHFGFDPWKITFAIFGGPYATLFLNFVYNLWFGVMFFFVLWMIVSVDYGKIRFQFLLTFLLTWIVIGSVLAIMFSSAGPVYYGRITGDNSIFEPLMTLLKSINEPLKDNYFYIYALDTQEYLWDAYKSSEVQLGTGISAMPSMHLAIAALLYFTARELNRKAGYIFLIYLVLIEIGSIHLGWHYAIDGYVSILLTWLMWLGTKVISNRIYQRKE, from the coding sequence ATGATGAAAGAAAATAATATGTTCAGAAAAATAGACCTTAAGGTAAATAGCCTTATTGTCATGGTTGTACTGTTATATGCTTTCGGTGTTTATCTGATTTTCCGCCAATTCGGTTTGCTCGACTATTATCGACTGTCTATTTATTCATCAATGCTCTATTTGAGCCTGATAAATATACTTTTGATCAAGGCCGTGGTTTATTTCGTCAAATACACGCGACGACCGTTTGTGGAAAAAGGGCTTAAGGTTATTGCAAATGACTTTATCAATCGTGCTTTTGACAAAAGTTTCCTCATAAATGTTGCGGTGCCCATGCTGGTTTTGCCGCCATTTTTTTCACTTTTCTCGGCAACCAAATCAAATATTTATCGTATCCATGATTTTACGTGGGACCGGACATTCATGACAATTGACAGGATGGTCCATTTTGGCTTTGATCCCTGGAAAATAACCTTCGCCATATTCGGGGGACCTTATGCCACCCTCTTTTTAAATTTTGTCTATAATCTCTGGTTTGGGGTGATGTTTTTTTTCGTGCTCTGGATGATCGTCAGCGTTGATTATGGCAAAATCAGATTTCAGTTTTTACTGACCTTTCTCCTGACCTGGATCGTGATCGGATCGGTTTTAGCGATTATGTTTTCTTCTGCCGGGCCGGTATATTACGGACGAATTACTGGCGATAACAGCATTTTTGAACCGCTGATGACGCTATTAAAATCAATTAATGAACCCCTTAAAGACAATTATTTTTATATTTATGCCCTTGATACCCAGGAATATCTTTGGGATGCCTATAAAAGTTCTGAAGTACAGCTGGGAACGGGTATTTCGGCAATGCCAAGCATGCATCTTGCAATCGCCGCGCTCCTCTATTTTACGGCGCGGGAACTGAACAGAAAAGCGGGGTATATCTTTCTGATCTATTTGGTGCTGATCGAGATAGGATCAATCCATCTTGGCTGGCATTACGCCATTGATGGCTATGTTTCAATATTACTGACCTGGCTGATGTGGTTGGGAACGAAGGTGATCAGCAACCGGATTTATCAGAGAAAAGAGTAA